A genomic window from Hippocampus zosterae strain Florida chromosome 13, ASM2543408v3, whole genome shotgun sequence includes:
- the LOC127613607 gene encoding protein-glutamine gamma-glutamyltransferase 2-like, giving the protein MANRMTIVAVDPRCRENNSAHRTREIDLKRLIVRRGQSFAISVQCSGDVRQCAAALDLHLGKREEITISVKGEKTASSDWWFTQRRAYDELLLTVYSPADAVVGPHRLAVSLVCSATGRVLDADARTKFHLLYNPWCKDDAVYLNDELLNQEYIMNENGIIYMDNWDAITQRRWNFGQFEDKVMDICFEILDNSTEAIRDSKKDLKQRYDPVYVSRILTAMVNSNRDRGVLQGRWEEPYSDGVAPYRWTGSVSILHKWSDGGARQVKYGQCWVFAAVTTTVLRCLGIPARNITNFDSAHDTDGNLSLDYLVDEDLRIIKKGRSDSSWNFHCWVEAWMRRDDLPQGNDGWQVLDPTPQELSDGDFRCGPCPVKAIKVGNLGIKYDAPFVFAEVNADIIHWMVRKDGQHQKIRVDQFSIGKNISTKSVFGNRRDDVTQQYKYPEGTENAREVYAKAQRAIREPSPERPESEKFLLSVKPGKLVFGSDVDIVVELMNDGRKNADVHLNMAVTAETYNGIHLGMVQRETKQISVRANQVHKEVVRVGFDDYVKYISGQQHLKMTALLAGEGLRRPVMATGRMSPVMPQVLVEVCGKTYQGQQATCSISFTNPLKVPLKGGVFNVEGAGLLASTEVKVNSDIGPGQKALVKLAFIPFRTGVRKLLVDFFSDGIKDAKGDATVMVRK; this is encoded by the exons ATGGCAAACAGAA TGACTATTGTGGCCGTGGACCCGAGATGCCGTGAGAACAACTCGGCTCACCGCACCCGAGAGATCGACCTCAAGCGCTTGATTGTGCGCAGGGGTCAGTCCTTCGCCATCTCGGTGCAGTGCTCCGGGGATGTGCGCCAATGCGCGGCGGCTTTGGACCTCCATCTTG GCAAGCGAGAGGAGATCACGATTAGCGTGAAGGGGGAGAAAACCGCAAGCAGCGATTGGTGGTTTACCCAGCGGAGAGCCTACGATGAACTTCTGCTGACCGTGTACAGCCCGGCGGACGCCGTCGTCGGCCCTCACCGTCTGGCCGTGTCGCTGGTGTGCTCGGCGACCGGACGCGTGCTGGATGCCGACGCAAGGACCAAGTTCCACCTGCTCTATAACCCGTGGTGCAAAG ATGATGCAGTGTATCTTAATGATGAGTTGCTCAATCAGGAGTATATTATGAATGAGAATGGCATCATTTACATGGACAACTGGGACGCCATCACTCAGAGACGTTGGAACTTTGGacag TTTGAGGACAAGGTGAtggacatttgttttgaaatcctgGACAACTCCACTGAGGCCATAAGAGACTCGAAGAAAGACCTGAAGCAGAGATATGACCCCGTCTACGTCAGCAGGATTCTCACTGCTATG GTGAATTCCAATCGCGACAGGGGTGTGTTGCAAGGCCGCTGGGAGGAGCCGTACTCTGACGGAGTGGCGCCTTACAGATGGACGGGCAGCGTTTCCATCCTCCACAAGTGGAGCGACGGCGGAGCCAGGCAGGTGAAATACGGCCAGTGCTGGgtctttgctgctgtcaccACTACAG TACTGCGCTGCCTGGGAATCCCAGCACGCAACATTACCAACTTTGATTCTGCCCACGACACCGACGGGAACCTTTCTTTGGACTACCTGGTCGATGAAGACCTGAGGATTATTAAAAAAGGGCGCTCAGACAGCTCATG GAACTTCCACTGTTGGGTTGAGGCCTGGATGAGGAGAGATGACCTCCCACAGGGAAATGACGGCTGGCAGGTTTTGGACCCAACTCCTCAAGAATTAAGTGATG GTGACTTCCGCTGTGGTCCATGTCCTGTTAAGGCCATCAAGGTGGGAAATCTGGGCATCAAGTATGACGCTCCGTTTGTATTTGCGGAGGTGAACGCTGACATCATCCACTGGATGGTCCGAAAAGACGGCCAGCATCAGAAG ATCAGAGTGGACCAGTTCAGCATCGGCAAGAACATCAGCACCAAAAGTGTTTTTGGCAATCGCAGAGACGATGTCACTCAACAATACAAATATCCTGAAG gCACCGAGAATGCAAGAGAGGTGTACGCAAAAGCTCAGCGTGCAATCAGAGAGCCGTCCCCCGAGAGGCCGGAATCCGAGAAATTTTTGTTGAGTGTCAAACCCGGAAAACTTGTGTTTGGATCAGATGTCGACATTGTTGTCGAG TTGATGAACGACGGAAGAAAAAACGCCGACGTTCATCTGAACATGGCAGTCACGGCAGAAACGTACAACGGTATCCACCTTGGGATGGTGCAGAGGGAAACCAAGCAGATTTCTGTGCGCGCCAACCAAG TTCACAAGGAGGTGGTGCGAGTGGGCTTCGACGACTATGTCAAGTACATCTCCGGACAGCAACATCTGAAGATGACAGCATTGTTGGCAGGTGAGGGACTGAGGAGACCCGTCATGGCCACGGGCAGAATGTCACCCGTCATGCCTCAAGTCCTTGTTGAG GTTTGTGGCAAGACTTATCAAGGACAGCAAGCGACCTGCTCCATCTCCTTCACCAACCCTCTCAAGGTGCCTCTGAAGGGGGGGGTTTTCAACGTGGAGGGGGCCGGCCTATTGGCTTCCACTGAGGTCAAGGTGAA CTCCGACATCGGCCCCGGCCAGAAGGCGCTCGTCAAACTCGCCTTCATCCCATTTCGGACTGGCGTCAGGAAACTTCTGGTTGACTTCTTCTCAGATGGGATCAAAGACGCGAAGGGAGACGCTACGGTGATGGTTCGCAAATGA